The following coding sequences lie in one Arthrobacter sp. SLBN-122 genomic window:
- a CDS encoding molybdopterin-dependent oxidoreductase produces the protein MTKLRNRITGPATMAALAGVVAAAVVLAVAELTGAFFTARATPLFALGSTFIDFTPPALKDFAIATFGTNDKAALFVGMGLTIAVLACILGVVAYRKWALGVLGVLFMGAVIVASVVTRAGVGAADSIPSVLGTIAGLVVLRRLMVPLWGLKAWPEAPADTASDGGERVGSDGTSRRRFFAAAGITALAAGIAATGGRVLAAARSNVAKAREALTLPSPAEAAAAVPAGVQSPVPGVPPWLTPNGEFYRIDTALSVPEINVDDWELRVHGLVEQEVTLTFQDLLDADLIESHVTLTCVSNPVGGNLAGNAKWLGLPIREVLARAKPKDGADMVLSKSIDGFSASTPLEVLQDDRDAMLAIGMNGEPLPLEHGYPVRMVVPGLYGFVSATKWVVDLEVTRFADSKAYWTERGWSERGPIKTMARVDVPKSFAKVPAGKVAVGGTAWAQTRGITKVEIQIDNGDWTEATLSTEASTVTWRQWSYEWDATPGPHYIKVRATDGTGAVQTDQRADPVPDGASGWQSVMVTVQ, from the coding sequence ATGACAAAGTTGCGAAACAGGATTACAGGCCCGGCAACCATGGCCGCGTTGGCAGGCGTGGTGGCAGCCGCCGTCGTACTTGCTGTTGCGGAGCTGACGGGGGCGTTCTTCACCGCCAGGGCTACCCCCCTGTTTGCCCTGGGGTCCACCTTCATTGATTTCACGCCGCCCGCCCTGAAGGACTTTGCCATCGCCACCTTCGGCACCAACGACAAGGCGGCGTTGTTCGTGGGCATGGGCCTGACCATCGCGGTGCTTGCCTGCATCCTGGGCGTGGTGGCCTACCGGAAATGGGCGCTGGGCGTCCTGGGCGTGCTCTTCATGGGGGCCGTGATCGTGGCCAGTGTGGTGACCCGCGCGGGGGTGGGCGCCGCGGATTCCATCCCTTCCGTGCTGGGGACCATTGCCGGGCTGGTGGTCCTGCGCCGCCTGATGGTGCCGCTGTGGGGGTTGAAGGCGTGGCCGGAAGCGCCGGCGGATACAGCGTCCGACGGCGGAGAACGGGTTGGGAGCGACGGTACCAGCCGTCGCCGGTTCTTCGCCGCTGCCGGGATCACCGCCCTGGCCGCGGGCATTGCCGCCACCGGTGGGCGGGTGCTGGCTGCCGCGCGCAGCAATGTGGCCAAGGCAAGGGAGGCACTGACGCTGCCGTCGCCTGCAGAGGCCGCAGCCGCCGTACCGGCCGGGGTCCAGTCCCCGGTGCCCGGGGTTCCGCCGTGGCTGACTCCCAACGGCGAGTTCTACCGGATCGATACGGCGCTGAGCGTGCCGGAAATCAATGTTGACGACTGGGAACTGCGCGTGCACGGGCTCGTGGAACAGGAAGTGACGCTGACCTTCCAGGACCTGCTCGACGCCGACCTGATCGAGTCGCATGTCACGCTGACCTGCGTCTCCAATCCCGTGGGCGGCAACCTGGCCGGCAACGCCAAGTGGCTGGGCCTGCCTATCCGTGAGGTCCTGGCCCGCGCCAAACCCAAGGACGGGGCGGACATGGTGCTGTCGAAGTCCATCGATGGCTTCAGCGCCTCCACTCCCCTGGAGGTCCTGCAGGACGACAGGGACGCCATGCTGGCCATCGGCATGAACGGGGAGCCGCTTCCGCTCGAGCACGGCTACCCGGTCCGGATGGTGGTTCCCGGGCTGTATGGGTTCGTCTCCGCCACCAAGTGGGTGGTGGACCTGGAGGTCACGCGGTTCGCCGACAGCAAGGCCTACTGGACCGAGCGGGGCTGGTCGGAGCGCGGTCCCATCAAGACGATGGCACGCGTGGACGTGCCGAAATCCTTTGCGAAGGTACCCGCCGGGAAAGTGGCCGTGGGCGGGACCGCCTGGGCCCAGACGCGCGGCATCACCAAAGTGGAAATCCAGATCGACAACGGCGACTGGACGGAAGCCACCCTTTCCACCGAAGCATCCACGGTCACCTGGCGCCAGTGGTCCTACGAATGGGACGCCACGCCCGGCCCGCACTACATCAAGGTCCGGGCCACGGACGGGACCGGGGCGGTACAGACGGACCAGCGCGCCGATCCCGTCCCTGACGGCGCATCGGGGTGGCAGTCGGTGATGGTCACGGTGCAGTAG
- a CDS encoding phosphoribosylaminoimidazolesuccinocarboxamide synthase — protein sequence MTETPENRGYATKTVDLPGWTHVYSGKVRDLYEPADESILQRVGQECVLVVASDRISAYDHVLSSEIPDKGRILTQLSLWWFDQLGVEHHVLGSTVEDGVPAEVEGRAMICKKLDMFPVECIARGYLTGSGLQEYKASGTVCNIPLPEGLVDGSRLERPIFTPSAKALIGEHDENITYDAVVALVGDDIAARLSELTLKIYTTAEKVARERGIILADTKVEFGYDAVSGSITLGDEVLTPDSSRFWDAGTYKPGQAQPSYDKQYVRDWLTSAESGWDKSSDTPPPALPAEVVERTRGRYVEAYEKITGKTFS from the coding sequence ATGACTGAAACCCCAGAGAACCGCGGCTACGCCACGAAAACCGTTGACCTGCCCGGCTGGACACACGTCTACTCCGGCAAGGTGCGCGACCTCTACGAGCCCGCCGACGAGTCCATTCTGCAGCGCGTTGGCCAGGAATGCGTGCTGGTGGTGGCCAGCGACCGGATCAGCGCCTACGACCATGTGCTGTCCAGCGAAATCCCCGACAAGGGACGCATCCTGACCCAGTTGAGCCTCTGGTGGTTCGACCAGCTGGGCGTGGAGCACCATGTGCTCGGCTCCACCGTGGAGGACGGAGTGCCGGCCGAAGTGGAAGGCCGGGCCATGATCTGCAAGAAGCTGGACATGTTCCCGGTGGAGTGCATCGCCCGCGGCTACCTCACGGGGTCTGGCCTGCAGGAGTACAAGGCTTCCGGAACGGTGTGCAACATCCCGCTGCCCGAAGGCCTGGTGGACGGGTCCAGGCTCGAGCGCCCTATTTTCACGCCGTCGGCCAAGGCGCTGATCGGTGAACACGACGAGAACATCACCTACGACGCCGTGGTGGCGTTGGTTGGCGATGACATCGCCGCCCGCCTCAGCGAGCTGACGCTAAAGATCTACACGACGGCGGAAAAGGTCGCCCGTGAGCGCGGCATCATCCTGGCGGATACCAAGGTGGAGTTCGGCTACGACGCCGTCTCCGGGTCCATCACCCTGGGCGACGAGGTTCTGACCCCGGATTCCTCGCGTTTCTGGGACGCCGGCACCTACAAGCCGGGCCAGGCCCAGCCTTCCTATGACAAGCAGTATGTGCGGGACTGGCTCACTTCAGCCGAGTCCGGTTGGGACAAATCTTCGGACACCCCGCCGCCCGCGCTTCCCGCGGAAGTCGTGGAGCGTACCCGCGGCCGCTACGTCGAAGCGTACGAGAAGATCACTGGAAAGACGTTCTCCTAG
- the purD gene encoding phosphoribosylamine--glycine ligase encodes MKVLVIGPGGREHAIVRSLLADPNVSEVHAAPGNAGISKLVPTYNINGNDPEAVAELATRLGVDLVVVGPEAPLAAGVSDAVREAGIPVFGPSKAAAQLEASKAFAKEVMAEAGVPTAMAMVATTAEEAASALDTFGAPYVVKDDGLAAGKGVVVTRNRDEALAHAQSCFDAGGSVVIEEFLDGPEVSLFVLCDGQNTVALSPAQDFKRIFDNDEGPNTGGMGAYTPLEWAPEGLVQEVLDRVAQPTVKEMARRGTPFVGVLFVGLALTSRGTRVIEFNVRFGDPETQAVLARLKTPLGALLMAAAKGELDKAEELRWARETAVAVVIASENYPDKPRTGDRIRGLKKVEELDGVHVIHAGTALDEEGKVVSAGGRVLAVVALGSDLVEAREKAYDGVELVKLDGSQFRTDIGRKAARGEIKVPYGATGSMPIVKAKA; translated from the coding sequence GTGAAGGTACTCGTCATTGGCCCCGGAGGCCGCGAACACGCCATTGTCCGCTCCCTGCTTGCCGACCCCAACGTGTCCGAGGTCCACGCGGCGCCTGGCAATGCCGGCATCAGCAAGCTGGTTCCCACCTACAACATCAACGGCAACGATCCTGAGGCAGTTGCGGAGCTGGCCACCCGGCTCGGTGTGGACCTCGTGGTGGTGGGCCCGGAGGCGCCGCTGGCCGCGGGCGTATCGGACGCCGTCCGCGAAGCCGGGATTCCCGTGTTCGGGCCCAGCAAGGCAGCAGCCCAGCTTGAGGCCTCAAAGGCCTTCGCCAAGGAAGTCATGGCGGAAGCAGGCGTCCCCACGGCGATGGCCATGGTGGCCACGACTGCCGAGGAAGCAGCATCCGCCCTGGACACCTTCGGTGCCCCGTACGTCGTGAAGGACGATGGGCTCGCCGCCGGCAAGGGCGTTGTGGTCACCCGCAACCGCGACGAAGCCTTGGCGCACGCCCAGTCCTGCTTCGACGCCGGCGGTTCGGTGGTCATCGAGGAGTTCCTGGACGGCCCTGAAGTTTCCCTGTTTGTCCTCTGCGATGGGCAGAACACCGTGGCGCTCTCGCCCGCACAGGATTTCAAGCGCATCTTCGACAACGACGAAGGGCCCAACACCGGCGGCATGGGCGCCTATACGCCGCTCGAGTGGGCCCCCGAAGGGCTGGTCCAGGAAGTCCTTGACCGGGTAGCCCAGCCCACCGTCAAGGAAATGGCCCGCCGCGGCACCCCGTTCGTAGGCGTACTGTTCGTGGGCCTGGCCCTCACCTCGCGCGGCACTCGCGTCATCGAGTTCAACGTCCGCTTCGGCGACCCCGAGACCCAGGCGGTCCTCGCCCGGCTCAAGACCCCCCTCGGTGCGCTGCTGATGGCGGCCGCCAAGGGCGAACTGGACAAGGCAGAAGAGCTGCGGTGGGCCAGGGAAACTGCCGTCGCCGTGGTCATCGCCTCGGAGAACTACCCGGACAAGCCCCGCACCGGCGACCGCATCCGCGGGCTCAAGAAGGTTGAGGAACTCGACGGCGTGCACGTCATCCACGCCGGAACCGCCCTGGACGAGGAAGGCAAGGTGGTGTCCGCCGGCGGGCGGGTGCTGGCCGTCGTCGCCCTGGGCAGCGACCTGGTGGAGGCACGCGAGAAAGCGTACGACGGCGTGGAGCTGGTGAAGCTGGACGGCTCGCAGTTCCGCACGGACATCGGTCGCAAAGCCGCCCGCGGGGAAATCAAGGTACCGTATGGTGCCACAGGCTCCATGCCCATCGTGAAAGCAAAGGCCTGA
- a CDS encoding aspartate/glutamate racemase family protein, whose amino-acid sequence MRILVANVNTTQSMTDSIAASARSVAAPGTEIVGITPRFGADSCEGNFESYLAAIAVMDAVTSHPGPFDAVIQAGYGEHGREGLQELLDVPVVDITEAAASTAMFLGHKYSVVTTLDRTVPLIEDRLKLAGLDARCASVRASGMAVLELEEEPERAVEAIINQAMLAVTQDRAEVIVLGCGGMAGLDEQIRQRAGVPVVDGVASAVTIAESLVRMRLTTSKVRTFAAPRPKTVIGWPLNKPAVPAQL is encoded by the coding sequence ATGCGCATACTCGTCGCAAACGTCAACACCACCCAGTCAATGACAGACTCGATCGCCGCATCGGCACGCAGCGTGGCCGCTCCCGGCACAGAGATCGTCGGCATCACCCCGAGGTTCGGCGCCGACTCCTGCGAAGGAAACTTCGAAAGCTACCTTGCCGCCATAGCCGTGATGGACGCCGTCACGTCCCACCCCGGGCCCTTCGACGCCGTCATCCAGGCAGGATACGGCGAGCACGGCCGCGAGGGGCTGCAGGAGCTGCTGGACGTCCCGGTCGTTGACATCACCGAGGCCGCCGCCAGCACGGCCATGTTCCTGGGGCACAAGTATTCGGTGGTCACCACCCTGGACCGGACGGTACCCCTCATCGAGGACCGGCTGAAGCTGGCCGGGCTGGACGCCAGATGCGCGTCAGTCCGTGCAAGCGGCATGGCAGTCCTGGAACTTGAGGAAGAACCGGAGCGCGCCGTGGAAGCCATCATCAACCAGGCAATGCTGGCCGTAACCCAGGACCGGGCTGAGGTGATTGTCCTTGGCTGCGGCGGCATGGCCGGCCTGGACGAGCAGATCCGGCAACGGGCAGGTGTTCCCGTGGTGGATGGCGTAGCCTCTGCCGTGACCATCGCCGAATCCCTGGTCCGCATGCGCCTGACCACCTCCAAGGTGCGGACGTTCGCTGCGCCGCGGCCCAAGACCGTCATAGGCTGGCCGCTGAACAAGCCGGCCGTGCCGGCCCAGCTTTAG
- a CDS encoding asparaginase — MPHNPHATFTVDSAVELAVIERSGFVESRHIGSAVLLSADGSVVTELGDINTPIYARSTLKPFQALASMQSGVPLRGAQVAIACGSHTGSLDHMDVVAGMLKAAGVREDQLQCPEAWPQDETARNWLVRSEKGKSRLAYNCSGKHAAFLWACTENGWDTHSYLEPNHPLQQRVRTVVEEYAGEKIAHLGIDGCGAPVAAVSLKGLARAYSHLAKAPGDQSFSARAATIATSMLDYPWAVQGRGEANTLVMDELEVIAKIGAEGVLAMATPQGVSVAVKILDGNVRATSLVALTLLAAAGAVEIPGVASALERVVEPVLGGGRPVGKIRLGPAVSALLD, encoded by the coding sequence ATGCCGCACAATCCGCATGCCACCTTCACTGTTGACTCCGCCGTCGAACTGGCCGTGATCGAACGAAGCGGCTTTGTGGAGTCGCGGCACATCGGTTCGGCCGTGCTCCTGTCCGCGGACGGTTCGGTGGTCACTGAACTCGGGGACATCAACACCCCCATCTATGCGCGGTCCACGCTCAAGCCGTTCCAGGCCCTGGCGTCCATGCAGTCAGGGGTTCCGCTGCGGGGCGCCCAGGTCGCCATCGCCTGCGGAAGCCATACCGGATCCCTGGACCACATGGATGTGGTGGCGGGCATGCTCAAGGCAGCGGGCGTCCGTGAAGACCAGCTGCAGTGCCCTGAGGCGTGGCCACAGGATGAAACGGCCCGGAACTGGCTGGTGCGCTCGGAGAAGGGGAAGTCGCGGCTGGCGTACAACTGTTCCGGGAAGCACGCAGCCTTCCTGTGGGCCTGTACTGAGAACGGGTGGGACACCCACAGTTATCTGGAGCCAAACCATCCGCTGCAGCAACGGGTGCGGACCGTCGTCGAGGAATATGCGGGCGAGAAGATCGCGCACCTGGGGATCGACGGCTGCGGCGCCCCCGTGGCGGCTGTTTCCCTGAAGGGCCTGGCGAGGGCCTACTCCCACCTGGCCAAGGCCCCCGGTGACCAGAGCTTCAGCGCCAGGGCCGCCACCATCGCCACCTCGATGCTCGACTACCCCTGGGCGGTGCAGGGCCGCGGCGAAGCCAACACCCTGGTAATGGATGAGCTGGAGGTCATTGCCAAGATCGGGGCTGAGGGCGTCCTGGCCATGGCAACGCCCCAAGGGGTCTCCGTGGCAGTTAAGATCCTTGACGGAAATGTCCGCGCCACCTCGCTGGTGGCCCTCACCCTCCTCGCGGCGGCAGGGGCCGTGGAGATCCCGGGAGTTGCCAGCGCCCTGGAGCGCGTGGTGGAACCCGTACTCGGCGGCGGCCGCCCGGTTGGCAAGATCAGGCTGGGCCCGGCAGTTTCCGCGCTCCTGGACTGA
- a CDS encoding SDR family oxidoreductase, whose translation MNTSPPTARVAVVTGAGSGIGREVARQMLADGYRVALAGRREAQLKETADGSPDALVVPCDVTRPDDVERLFEAARQRWGRVDVLFNNAGVFGPAAGVDEISLADWNATLAVNLTGSMLCAAAAVRTMKAQEPQGGRIINNGSISAHSPRPRTVAYTVTKHAMTGLTKSIELDGRGYGITCGQIDIGNTATEIMDTIGVGSGALQADGSRKVEPMFPVADAARAVLMMANMPASASVGSVVVTAAGMPFIGRG comes from the coding sequence ATGAACACTTCCCCTCCCACAGCACGCGTCGCCGTCGTCACGGGCGCAGGCTCCGGCATCGGGCGGGAGGTTGCCCGGCAGATGCTGGCCGACGGATACCGGGTGGCACTTGCCGGCCGCCGGGAGGCGCAGCTGAAGGAAACAGCGGACGGCAGCCCGGACGCACTGGTGGTTCCCTGCGACGTGACCCGGCCCGACGACGTCGAACGCCTTTTCGAGGCGGCCCGCCAACGGTGGGGGCGCGTGGACGTGCTGTTCAATAACGCCGGGGTGTTCGGCCCGGCGGCCGGGGTGGATGAGATCAGCCTGGCGGACTGGAACGCCACCTTGGCCGTGAACCTGACCGGGTCCATGCTCTGCGCCGCCGCTGCCGTCCGGACCATGAAGGCGCAGGAACCTCAGGGCGGGCGGATCATCAACAACGGCTCCATCTCCGCGCATTCACCCCGGCCGCGCACCGTGGCCTACACCGTCACCAAGCACGCCATGACCGGCCTGACCAAGAGCATCGAACTGGACGGCCGCGGTTACGGCATCACCTGCGGGCAGATCGATATCGGCAACACCGCCACCGAGATCATGGACACCATCGGCGTCGGCTCGGGTGCGCTGCAGGCGGACGGCAGCCGCAAGGTGGAGCCGATGTTTCCGGTGGCGGATGCTGCGCGTGCGGTGCTGATGATGGCCAACATGCCGGCCTCTGCCAGCGTGGGCTCAGTGGTGGTCACCGCGGCAGGGATGCCTTTCATCGGCCGCGGGTAG
- a CDS encoding NCS1 family nucleobase:cation symporter-1 has protein sequence MQTPPSTGVDAGQGLTETSAVPAHPSGSVEALCETASAASSTSISPSLYNADLAPTKRAGRSWTSYSIFTLWANDVHSLGNYAFAIGLFALGLGGWQILMALGIGAALLFGLLTLSGFMGVKTGVPFPVMSRISFGIRGAQIASLLRGAVAVAWFGIQTYLASVVFRVMLVAMFPALGDLDQDSILGLSTLGWMAFVALWVVQLVIVSFGMEMIRKYEAFAGPVILATMAAMAVWIFVEAGGSIAWSSNKALEGPEMWLTIFAGGALWVSIYGTFVLNFCDFTRSAVSKKAVVRGNFWGIPINMLVFGAIVVVMAGGQFKINGTIIKSPSDIVQTIPNTLFLVLACLALLILTIAVNLMANFVAPVYALTNLFPRRLNFRRAAMVSGTIGLVILPWNLYNNPLVIVYFLGGLGALLGPLFGVVMADYWLIRRGKVNVPELYTASPEGAYFYRKGVNPRAIIAMVPAAVLALLIAFVPGLAAAAPFAWFFAAGIAAALYFFVADRNQRLDDRDGEAIAVVSTH, from the coding sequence ATGCAAACCCCTCCCTCCACGGGCGTTGACGCGGGCCAGGGGCTGACAGAGACGTCAGCCGTTCCAGCCCATCCGTCGGGCAGCGTTGAAGCCCTGTGCGAAACCGCCAGCGCAGCTTCAAGCACAAGCATCAGCCCTTCCCTCTACAATGCCGACCTTGCCCCCACCAAACGCGCGGGCCGCAGCTGGACGAGCTACAGCATCTTCACCCTCTGGGCCAACGACGTGCACAGCCTGGGCAACTACGCCTTTGCCATCGGACTGTTCGCCCTGGGTCTGGGCGGCTGGCAGATCCTGATGGCACTTGGCATTGGTGCCGCGCTGCTGTTCGGACTCCTGACCCTTTCCGGTTTCATGGGGGTCAAGACCGGTGTCCCCTTCCCGGTCATGAGCCGCATCAGTTTCGGCATCAGGGGTGCCCAGATTGCCAGCCTCCTCCGCGGCGCGGTGGCCGTGGCATGGTTCGGCATCCAGACCTACCTCGCTTCCGTGGTCTTCCGCGTGATGCTCGTAGCCATGTTCCCGGCCCTGGGGGACCTGGACCAGGACTCCATCCTGGGACTGTCCACGCTGGGATGGATGGCCTTCGTGGCCCTCTGGGTGGTGCAGCTGGTCATCGTCAGCTTCGGCATGGAAATGATCCGCAAATATGAGGCCTTTGCCGGTCCTGTGATCCTCGCCACCATGGCGGCGATGGCCGTCTGGATCTTCGTGGAAGCCGGTGGAAGCATCGCCTGGTCTTCCAACAAGGCCCTGGAAGGGCCGGAAATGTGGCTCACCATCTTCGCCGGCGGCGCCCTCTGGGTCTCGATCTACGGCACGTTCGTCCTGAACTTCTGCGATTTCACCCGCTCAGCGGTCTCCAAAAAGGCGGTGGTCCGCGGCAACTTCTGGGGCATCCCCATCAACATGCTCGTGTTCGGCGCCATCGTGGTGGTCATGGCCGGCGGCCAGTTCAAGATCAACGGCACCATCATCAAGAGCCCGTCGGATATCGTCCAGACCATCCCCAACACGCTGTTCCTGGTCCTTGCCTGCCTTGCCCTGTTGATCCTGACCATCGCCGTGAACCTCATGGCCAACTTCGTCGCCCCCGTGTACGCCCTGACCAACCTGTTTCCCCGCCGGCTGAACTTCCGCAGGGCGGCAATGGTCTCGGGCACCATCGGACTCGTCATCCTGCCGTGGAACCTTTACAACAACCCGCTGGTCATCGTGTACTTCCTCGGCGGCCTCGGTGCGCTGCTTGGCCCGCTGTTTGGCGTCGTCATGGCGGACTACTGGCTGATCCGCCGCGGCAAGGTCAATGTCCCCGAGCTCTACACGGCATCACCGGAAGGCGCGTACTTCTACCGGAAAGGCGTGAACCCGCGGGCGATCATCGCCATGGTTCCGGCGGCCGTCCTGGCCCTGCTGATCGCCTTCGTACCCGGGCTGGCTGCCGCGGCACCCTTCGCCTGGTTCTTCGCAGCGGGCATAGCAGCGGCACTGTACTTCTTCGTCGCCGACCGCAACCAAAGGCTGGACGACCGCGACGGCGAGGCCATCGCCGTCGTCAGCACCCACTAA
- a CDS encoding sterol carrier family protein, producing the protein MAVARRRIDVQQGKAALKAWLEAAQPTSDVPLPRTVLATAVRYSLEEVTARAPGNSVEVRVPPFGVTQCVEGPRHRRGTPPNVIECDAATWLAMVTGQLGWAEAVGAGKVAASGLRADLSALLPL; encoded by the coding sequence ATGGCCGTAGCCCGCCGTCGTATTGACGTCCAGCAAGGCAAAGCAGCACTGAAGGCGTGGCTGGAAGCTGCCCAGCCGACGTCGGACGTTCCCTTGCCGCGGACGGTCCTGGCCACTGCCGTCAGGTACTCATTGGAGGAGGTGACGGCGCGCGCGCCCGGAAACTCCGTAGAGGTGCGCGTCCCGCCCTTTGGCGTCACCCAGTGCGTTGAGGGTCCGCGGCACAGGCGCGGAACCCCGCCCAACGTGATTGAGTGCGACGCCGCCACCTGGCTTGCTATGGTGACCGGCCAGTTGGGCTGGGCGGAGGCAGTCGGGGCCGGCAAGGTGGCCGCGTCCGGCCTGCGCGCGGACCTGTCGGCCCTGCTGCCGCTGTAG